GTAGTTGCCGCCCCGCTTCGTCTCGATGCCCGTGGCGTTCTTGCCGTGGCAGCTTGCGCATCCGATGAGGAACAGCTCACGGCCGGCCTCGACGTCGTTGGCCGTGGTCGTCTCCGCCGTGGCAGCCTTCGGCGCCACCGCCGCGTAGACGCCTCCAACCGAGAGGAGGGCCATCAGGAGCACGACGAAACCGGCGAGTGGATGCCGGCGTCTCGTGGACAATTTCCGCACCGAGAACCTCATTCCTAAAAGTGGTGCCAGCGTACCTAGCGGTACGCCGTCTAAATGAACGGAGGCAAGCCTTATTTGATGAGGTAGATCGTGGCGAAGAGCCCGACCCACACGATGTCCACGAAGTGCCAGTAGTAGGACACGACGATTGCGGAAATCGCCTGCTCATGCGTGAACTTGCGTGCCGCGAAGGTGCGGCCGATGACGAGCAGGAAGGCGATGAGACCACCGATGACGTGGAGGCCGTGGAAGCCGGTAGCCAGGTAGAACAGGCTGCCGTAGGGAGAGCTGGAGATCGTGACGTTCTCGCGGACGAGCTCGGCGTACTCGAGTGCCTGTCCGCCGATGAAGATCGCGCCCATGATGTAGGTCAGGACGAACCACTCGCGCATGCCCCACTTGCCGACCTGCAGCAGCGAGCCGGTGCGTCCGGCCTTGCCGCGCTCGGCGGCGAAGACACCGAACTGGCACGTCACCGAGGACAACACCAGGATCGTCGTGTTGGCCGTGGCGAACGGGACGTTCAGCAGCTCGGTCGACTGGTCCCACAGCTGCGGGGAGATGTTGCGGATCGTGAAGTACGCCGCGAACAGTCCCGCGAAGAACATGAGCTCGCTGGCCAGCCAGACGATGGTCCCGACCGTCACCATGGAGGGTCGGCCTTCTTGGCCGTGAAGTCGGGATGCAGGAATCACTGATGTAGTCGCCACGCCCTCATTATGTACGATCGACTCGTGAGCGAGCACAAGCCCCTACGTGTCCTGGTCTACAGCGACGATCGAGACGTCCGGGCCGCGGTGCTGTCCGCGCTCGGGTCCCGGCCTCATCCGGATCTTCCGCCCTTCGAGTACGTCGAGTGCGCGACCGAGCCGGTCGTCTTCCAGCACCTCGATGCGGGGGGCATCGACCTGGTCATCCTCGACGGCGAGGCGACCCCGGCCGGCGGCCTGGGCATCGCGCGGCAGATGAAGGACGAGATCTTCCAGGCCCCGCCGGTGCTGGTGCTGACCGGACGCCCGCAGGACGCGTGGCTCGCCACCTGGTCCCGTGCCGAGGCAGTGCTCGCCCACCCGATCGAGCCGATCCGTCTGGCCGAGGTCGTCATCGACCTCGCTCGCGGCGTCCTGCAGCCCGGCTGAGGGCGGCGCCATGACGCACACCTGGCCCGAGGTCCTCACCGGACTCGTGGCGAGGAGGGATCTCGACGTCTCCTCCACGTCGTGGGCGATGGACGAGATCCTCAGCGGCAACGCGACCGCCGCCCAGATCGCCGGTTTCGCGATGGCGCTGCGCAGCAAGGGCGAGACCCTCGCCGAGCTGCAGGGCCTGGTCGACTCGATGCTCCAGCACGCCACGCTCCTGTCGGTTCC
Above is a genomic segment from Aeromicrobium chenweiae containing:
- a CDS encoding response regulator transcription factor translates to MSEHKPLRVLVYSDDRDVRAAVLSALGSRPHPDLPPFEYVECATEPVVFQHLDAGGIDLVILDGEATPAGGLGIARQMKDEIFQAPPVLVLTGRPQDAWLATWSRAEAVLAHPIEPIRLAEVVIDLARGVLQPG
- a CDS encoding cytochrome c oxidase subunit 3; amino-acid sequence: MVTVGTIVWLASELMFFAGLFAAYFTIRNISPQLWDQSTELLNVPFATANTTILVLSSVTCQFGVFAAERGKAGRTGSLLQVGKWGMREWFVLTYIMGAIFIGGQALEYAELVRENVTISSSPYGSLFYLATGFHGLHVIGGLIAFLLVIGRTFAARKFTHEQAISAIVVSYYWHFVDIVWVGLFATIYLIK